Proteins from one Thermococcus sp. M36 genomic window:
- a CDS encoding DUF356 domain-containing protein, which translates to MRNTIVLVRTDNFQKASIALADLVRYGGMKIRGDPRIIPPALSDWAFEKISGEKPRRRFRAHVIAQIDLPPAKAIGRLMDIHPPAHVLVIPPDTEVWEELMRLWGSFEKLRGFHPPKRTKAEELRKKREEEEGLEEF; encoded by the coding sequence ATGAGAAACACGATTGTGTTAGTAAGGACCGACAACTTTCAGAAGGCCAGCATAGCCCTTGCGGACCTCGTCCGCTACGGTGGTATGAAGATACGCGGCGATCCCAGGATAATACCGCCTGCACTGTCGGACTGGGCTTTTGAAAAGATAAGCGGCGAGAAGCCGAGGAGGCGCTTCAGGGCCCACGTGATTGCCCAGATAGACCTCCCACCGGCAAAGGCGATCGGCAGGCTCATGGACATCCATCCACCAGCGCACGTTCTCGTGATCCCACCGGATACCGAAGTCTGGGAGGAGCTGATGCGCCTCTGGGGGAGCTTCGAGAAGCTGCGTGGGTTCCACCCGCCAAAGAGAACCAAAGCGGAGGAGCTCAGGAAGAAGAGGGAGGAAGAGGAAGGGCTGGAGGAGTTCTAA
- a CDS encoding RNA-guided endonuclease TnpB family protein has product MPFETIKLTAKFKLKEIPNGLDDLFSTYREIVNFLITHAYENNITSFKRLKKETYKSLRKEYPELPSHCIYTACQMATAIYKSYRKRKRKGKANGRPVFKKEVIMLDDHLFKLDLEKRIIKLSTPNGRVVLEFYPAKYHEKFRDWKVGQAWLVRTPKGVFINVVFSKEVEVGEPKAFVGVDLNENNVTLSLPNGEFVQIITHEREIRTGYFLKRRKIQRKIRAGKKRKKLLEKYGERERNRLNDLYHKLANKIVELAGKYGGIALEDLTEIRDSIRYSAEMNGRLHRWSFRKLQSIIEYKAKLRGIKVVFVNPAHTSSLCPVCGEKLSPNGHRVLKCSNCGFEADRDVVGSWNIFLRALKMWGVSVPPESPAMKTGAEKVIRYEWCGGSTRAKSSG; this is encoded by the coding sequence ATGCCCTTCGAGACGATTAAACTGACCGCCAAGTTCAAACTCAAGGAAATACCTAATGGGTTAGATGACCTCTTCTCCACTTACCGTGAGATTGTGAATTTTCTCATCACTCACGCTTATGAGAACAACATCACCAGCTTTAAACGGCTTAAAAAAGAGACTTACAAAAGCCTTCGCAAGGAATATCCAGAACTACCAAGCCACTGCATTTACACAGCCTGCCAGATGGCTACTGCAATTTACAAGAGTTATCGGAAGAGGAAGCGGAAGGGGAAGGCTAATGGCAGGCCAGTATTCAAGAAGGAAGTTATTATGCTTGATGACCACTTGTTTAAACTCGACTTGGAGAAGAGAATAATCAAACTCTCCACTCCAAACGGGAGAGTTGTTTTAGAGTTTTATCCAGCAAAATATCACGAAAAGTTCAGGGACTGGAAGGTTGGTCAAGCGTGGTTGGTTAGGACGCCAAAAGGAGTGTTCATTAACGTTGTCTTCTCCAAGGAGGTTGAGGTTGGAGAGCCAAAAGCCTTTGTCGGCGTGGACTTGAACGAGAACAATGTTACGCTCAGCCTTCCTAACGGTGAATTCGTGCAGATTATTACCCACGAGCGGGAAATTAGGACTGGTTACTTCCTAAAGCGGAGGAAGATTCAGAGAAAAATTAGAGCTGGAAAGAAGAGGAAAAAACTCCTTGAAAAGTACGGCGAGAGGGAGAGAAACAGGTTGAACGACTTGTATCACAAACTCGCTAACAAGATTGTTGAGTTGGCGGGGAAATACGGTGGTATTGCTCTTGAAGATTTAACGGAAATCAGGGATTCGATTAGGTATTCTGCCGAGATGAATGGTAGGTTACACCGCTGGAGCTTTAGAAAGCTCCAGTCAATCATCGAATACAAGGCTAAGTTGAGGGGGATTAAGGTTGTCTTCGTGAATCCTGCTCACACTTCCTCCCTGTGCCCGGTATGTGGGGAGAAACTAAGCCCGAATGGGCACAGGGTTTTGAAGTGCTCAAACTGTGGGTTTGAGGCCGATAGGGATGTCGTCGGCTCTTGGAACATCTTTCTTAGAGCCCTGAAGATGTGGGGAGTTTCCGTTCCCCCCGAAAGCCCCGCAATGAAGACGGGAGCGGAGAAGGTTATCCGCTACGAGTGGTGCGGAGGTTCCACCCGTGCCAAAAGTAGCGGATAA
- a CDS encoding ATP-binding protein, with the protein MLFDLQPKTKREDLYDREKELKEFQNAINLGERLVLLLGIRRLGKSSLLNVALAESGMPYAKIDVRSLYFTHGSIPQEILARKILGSLLSTVSTKKSLRLRLEKMLNSIRGLKVSGLHVEFERKPDLAEILEKIDSWAEKEDIRAIMAFDEAQYLRLSGIQYDGLIAYAVDNLPNVTFVLTGSEMGMLHDFLGLDNPKKPLFGRYAREIILERFNRKQSMDFLRSGFEELGTEVDDGDIERAVERLDGIVGWLTTYGYLRGMRKLSEKEALEELFQRARALVSEELSTLIAYSRRYGLILKAVAMGNGTWSTIKEYVEFRGGPINDAKFSNLLKNLVKYGYLEKKGNEYSIPDPVVGKVVEGLQLTPR; encoded by the coding sequence TTGCTGTTCGACCTCCAGCCCAAGACCAAGAGAGAAGACCTGTACGACCGCGAGAAAGAACTTAAAGAGTTCCAGAATGCCATAAACCTAGGCGAAAGGCTGGTTCTGCTCCTCGGGATCAGACGCCTTGGGAAGAGCTCCCTCCTCAACGTCGCTCTTGCTGAGTCAGGGATGCCCTACGCCAAAATCGACGTCCGCTCCCTGTACTTCACTCACGGCTCGATACCCCAGGAGATTCTGGCGAGAAAAATCCTGGGCTCACTGCTATCAACGGTCTCCACAAAGAAATCCCTCCGGCTGAGGCTTGAGAAGATGTTGAACTCGATCAGGGGTCTAAAAGTTTCGGGGCTTCACGTCGAGTTCGAGAGAAAACCCGACCTGGCTGAGATTCTGGAAAAGATCGATTCCTGGGCTGAAAAAGAGGATATCAGGGCCATAATGGCCTTCGACGAGGCCCAGTACCTAAGGCTCTCAGGCATTCAATACGACGGCCTGATAGCCTACGCCGTTGATAACCTTCCAAACGTTACCTTCGTCCTCACCGGATCCGAGATGGGGATGCTCCACGACTTTCTTGGCCTCGACAATCCCAAAAAGCCACTCTTCGGGAGGTACGCAAGGGAGATAATCCTTGAACGGTTCAACAGGAAACAGAGCATGGACTTTCTCAGGAGTGGTTTTGAGGAGCTTGGGACCGAGGTTGACGATGGGGATATAGAAAGGGCTGTTGAGAGGCTCGACGGAATCGTCGGTTGGCTGACAACCTACGGTTATTTGAGGGGGATGAGGAAGCTCTCCGAGAAAGAGGCCCTTGAGGAACTTTTCCAACGGGCTCGGGCCCTTGTTAGTGAGGAGTTGTCCACCCTCATTGCATACAGCAGGAGGTACGGTCTCATACTCAAAGCCGTCGCGATGGGCAACGGAACCTGGAGTACCATAAAGGAGTACGTTGAGTTTCGGGGAGGGCCAATAAACGATGCAAAGTTCTCTAACCTGCTCAAGAACCTCGTGAAGTATGGTTACCTTGAAAAGAAGGGCAATGAATACTCCATACCTGATCCCGTTGTCGGTAAGGTGGTGGAGGGGCTTCAACTTACCCCCCGGTAA
- a CDS encoding EamA family transporter: MNRMAAFGILAACILFGAFAQVLFKVGLTRIEGEINIFTPGGFIRMLLTPHILTGAVLYALSFFLWLLALSKFQLSFMYPMLSLAYIVTTLLAFVWLHEPVRLSRWIGVVLIIIGAILVGLNRDLWP, translated from the coding sequence ATGAACAGGATGGCGGCCTTCGGTATACTCGCCGCCTGCATACTCTTTGGCGCATTTGCACAGGTGCTGTTTAAGGTGGGGCTCACACGCATTGAGGGGGAGATAAACATATTCACCCCGGGCGGCTTCATCCGGATGCTCCTCACTCCCCATATCCTTACCGGGGCCGTCCTCTACGCCCTCTCCTTTTTCCTCTGGCTCCTGGCGCTCTCAAAGTTCCAGCTCAGCTTCATGTACCCCATGCTCAGCCTCGCGTACATAGTCACGACGCTCCTCGCGTTCGTGTGGCTCCACGAGCCCGTACGGCTCAGCCGCTGGATAGGGGTCGTGCTGATAATAATAGGGGCGATCCTGGTCGGGCTGAACAGGGATCTCTGGCCATGA
- a CDS encoding TATA-box-binding protein encodes MVDMSNVKLRIENIVASVDLFTQLNLEKVIEICPNSKYNPEEFPGIICRFEEPKVALLIFSSGKLVVTGAKSVEDIERAVNKLIQMLKKIGAKFGRAPQIDIQNMVFSGDIGMEFNLDAVALSLPNCEYEPEQFPGVIYRVKEPRAVILLFSSGKIVCSGAKSEHDAWEAVRKLLRELEKYGLIEEEEEW; translated from the coding sequence TTGGTAGACATGAGCAATGTAAAGCTCAGGATTGAGAATATTGTCGCTTCTGTTGACTTGTTTACACAGCTCAACCTCGAGAAGGTCATTGAAATCTGCCCGAACTCCAAGTACAACCCAGAGGAGTTCCCCGGGATCATCTGCCGCTTCGAGGAGCCTAAGGTCGCGCTTCTAATCTTCAGCTCCGGAAAGCTGGTCGTCACCGGCGCCAAGAGCGTCGAGGACATCGAGAGGGCGGTAAACAAGCTCATCCAGATGCTCAAGAAGATAGGCGCCAAGTTCGGCCGCGCGCCCCAGATAGACATCCAGAACATGGTCTTCAGCGGCGACATAGGCATGGAGTTCAACCTCGATGCAGTTGCGCTGAGCCTTCCCAACTGTGAGTACGAGCCGGAGCAGTTCCCCGGCGTCATATACCGTGTAAAGGAGCCGAGGGCCGTGATACTGCTCTTCTCCTCCGGAAAGATAGTCTGCTCCGGTGCCAAGAGTGAGCACGACGCCTGGGAAGCCGTCAGAAAGCTCCTCCGCGAGCTGGAGAAATACGGTCTCATAGAGGAAGAGGAAGAATGGTGA
- a CDS encoding Zn-ribbon domain-containing OB-fold protein, whose product MARPMQVSRYWRHFREKYRLIGGKCENGHVHFPKRPVCPVCGSRNVEEIELSGKGKVISWTIVRNPPSGFEYYKPFPLALIELEEGPIVLAQLTDVDPEEIDFGMEVEVVTKKIKEFEEDGIILYGYKFRPPVK is encoded by the coding sequence ATGGCCCGTCCCATGCAGGTTTCTCGCTACTGGAGACACTTCCGTGAGAAGTACAGGCTCATAGGTGGTAAGTGCGAGAACGGACACGTCCACTTTCCGAAGAGGCCGGTCTGTCCGGTCTGCGGCTCAAGGAACGTCGAGGAAATCGAGCTGAGCGGAAAGGGCAAGGTCATCAGCTGGACGATAGTCAGAAACCCGCCGAGCGGCTTCGAGTACTACAAGCCCTTCCCGCTGGCACTGATAGAGCTCGAAGAGGGGCCCATCGTCCTTGCCCAGCTCACCGACGTGGACCCTGAGGAGATAGACTTCGGAATGGAGGTCGAGGTCGTCACCAAGAAGATAAAGGAGTTCGAGGAGGACGGAATAATCCTCTACGGCTACAAGTTCAGGCCACCGGTGAAATGA
- a CDS encoding thiolase domain-containing protein, producing MRKAVIIGAGMTPVGEHWKLGLRDLAVEAIFNAMEDAGIDKVDSLYVGNMISGPFVEQENLGALIADWAGLGNIPAVKIEAACASGGAAVQEGVKAVMSGLEDVVAVVGVEKMTDAWPSDATRYLAYAADAEWELFHGASFVALNALVMRYYMKTYGYTEEDLALFAVNAHANGAKNPYAMFKRPIKVETVLKSPYVADPLKLFDASPVCDGAASVIITTPEKAKELGVPKEKWVEVAGMGRAIDTISLASREDLLTLKAAKVAAERAYKMAGVEPKDIDFFEVHDAFTVMAALSLEALGAAKKGEGAKLAKEGQIAIDADYPIQTMGGLKARGHPVGATGVYQTVEAVLQLRGEAPSQVPDAEIGLTQNIGGTGSNITVSIFRRV from the coding sequence ATGAGAAAGGCCGTTATAATCGGTGCCGGCATGACCCCCGTCGGAGAACACTGGAAGCTCGGGCTTAGGGATCTCGCCGTCGAGGCCATTTTTAACGCGATGGAAGACGCTGGAATAGATAAGGTCGACTCCCTCTACGTCGGAAACATGATTTCCGGCCCCTTCGTTGAACAGGAGAACCTCGGAGCCCTCATAGCGGACTGGGCGGGCCTCGGGAACATACCAGCCGTCAAGATAGAGGCAGCCTGTGCGAGCGGAGGTGCCGCGGTTCAGGAAGGGGTTAAGGCCGTCATGAGCGGCCTTGAGGACGTCGTCGCGGTCGTTGGCGTCGAGAAGATGACCGACGCATGGCCGAGCGACGCCACCAGATACCTTGCCTACGCGGCAGATGCTGAGTGGGAGCTCTTCCACGGGGCGAGCTTTGTCGCTCTCAACGCACTCGTCATGCGCTACTACATGAAGACCTACGGCTACACCGAGGAGGACCTCGCTTTGTTCGCCGTCAACGCCCACGCCAACGGTGCTAAGAACCCCTACGCAATGTTCAAGCGCCCGATTAAGGTCGAGACCGTCCTCAAGAGCCCCTACGTGGCGGACCCGCTCAAGCTCTTCGATGCATCTCCCGTCTGCGACGGTGCCGCGTCCGTGATAATTACCACACCCGAGAAGGCCAAGGAGCTTGGCGTTCCGAAGGAGAAGTGGGTCGAGGTTGCCGGAATGGGGCGCGCCATAGACACCATAAGCCTCGCCAGCAGAGAGGATTTACTCACCCTCAAGGCCGCCAAAGTGGCCGCCGAGAGGGCCTACAAGATGGCGGGCGTCGAGCCGAAAGACATTGACTTCTTCGAGGTTCACGATGCTTTCACTGTCATGGCGGCACTCAGCCTCGAAGCCCTCGGCGCCGCCAAGAAGGGAGAGGGGGCCAAGCTGGCGAAGGAGGGACAGATAGCCATCGATGCCGACTACCCCATACAGACCATGGGCGGGCTCAAGGCTAGAGGACACCCCGTCGGTGCCACTGGAGTCTACCAGACGGTCGAGGCGGTGCTCCAGCTCCGCGGCGAGGCGCCGAGCCAGGTGCCCGATGCGGAAATCGGCCTGACCCAGAACATAGGCGGGACCGGTTCAAACATAACCGTTAGCATATTCAGGAGGGTGTGA
- a CDS encoding hydroxymethylglutaryl-CoA synthase — translation MKKLLKPRREVGIVGYGAYVPMYRIKAEEIGRVWGVSSFPIQEKAVPGLDEDALTIGIEAARNALKRAGIDPKLIRAVWFGSESKPYAVKPTGTVIAEAIGATPDVSTADFEFACKAGTEALQTAIGFVGSEMADYAMAIGADTAQGRPGDHLEFTAGAGGAAFIVGPKSSDTVAYFEGSYSYVTDTPDFWRRQHEHYPRHGNRFTGEPAYFHHIINAAKTLMEELGLTVNDFDYAVFHQPNVKFPLTAAKILGIPKEKVLPGLLTGIIGNTYSGATMVGVSAVLDIAKPGDRILWVSFGSGAGSDAFSLVVQDAIEEKRDLAPKTMDYVNRKKYIDYALYAKARRKFIM, via the coding sequence ATGAAAAAGCTCCTGAAGCCGAGGCGCGAAGTCGGCATTGTCGGCTACGGTGCCTACGTCCCGATGTATAGAATCAAGGCGGAAGAGATAGGGCGCGTTTGGGGGGTTTCGAGCTTCCCAATACAGGAGAAGGCAGTCCCCGGCCTTGACGAGGACGCACTCACCATAGGGATTGAAGCGGCGAGAAACGCCCTTAAGAGGGCAGGGATAGACCCGAAGCTTATCCGCGCCGTCTGGTTCGGAAGCGAGAGCAAGCCATACGCCGTTAAGCCGACCGGCACGGTCATTGCCGAGGCGATAGGCGCGACCCCGGACGTCAGCACGGCGGACTTTGAGTTCGCGTGTAAGGCCGGGACCGAGGCGCTTCAGACTGCAATAGGCTTCGTCGGCTCAGAGATGGCTGACTACGCCATGGCCATCGGTGCGGACACGGCCCAGGGCAGGCCCGGCGACCACCTTGAGTTCACCGCCGGCGCTGGAGGCGCGGCCTTCATAGTCGGCCCCAAGAGCTCCGATACCGTCGCCTACTTTGAGGGCAGCTACTCCTACGTCACAGACACGCCCGACTTCTGGAGGCGCCAGCACGAGCACTACCCGAGGCACGGGAACAGGTTCACCGGTGAGCCCGCCTACTTCCACCACATAATCAACGCCGCCAAGACGCTCATGGAGGAGCTCGGCTTGACCGTCAACGACTTCGACTACGCGGTCTTCCACCAGCCCAACGTCAAGTTCCCGCTCACGGCAGCCAAGATACTCGGAATCCCGAAGGAAAAAGTTCTCCCCGGACTGCTCACGGGGATAATCGGCAACACATACAGCGGTGCAACGATGGTCGGCGTCTCGGCAGTTCTGGACATAGCCAAGCCCGGGGACAGGATACTGTGGGTAAGCTTTGGAAGCGGCGCGGGAAGCGACGCCTTCAGCCTCGTGGTCCAGGACGCCATTGAGGAGAAGCGCGACCTTGCGCCGAAGACCATGGACTACGTTAACAGGAAGAAGTACATAGACTACGCCCTCTACGCGAAGGCGAGGAGAAAGTTCATCATGTGA
- a CDS encoding IS607 family transposase, whose product MKLYRTGEAARKLGVSKMTVLRWIKAGKLKAHRIGKEYRVPESEIKRLLEGKTLDKVAIYVRVSSRDQKEDLERQIEYLKNYCTSRGYQVAKILTDISSGLNENRKGLKQLFKLVESGEVTKVVITYRDGLTRFGFKYLEQYFNSHGVEIEVIFDDEEKTPEKELVEDLLAIVTSFAGKLYGARSHKKKHLIEAVKNALRDD is encoded by the coding sequence GTGAAGCTTTACCGGACTGGTGAAGCGGCAAGAAAACTCGGAGTTTCAAAGATGACAGTCCTCCGCTGGATTAAAGCGGGCAAACTCAAAGCCCACAGAATTGGCAAAGAATACCGTGTCCCCGAAAGCGAAATCAAAAGACTCCTCGAAGGCAAAACTCTTGATAAAGTCGCCATCTATGTAAGAGTCTCAAGCCGAGACCAGAAAGAAGACTTGGAAAGACAAATCGAATACCTCAAAAATTATTGCACTTCCAGAGGTTACCAAGTGGCTAAAATCCTCACTGACATCTCCTCCGGCTTGAACGAGAACAGAAAGGGCCTAAAACAACTCTTCAAGCTAGTCGAAAGCGGAGAAGTAACCAAAGTCGTCATAACTTACAGGGACGGGCTTACACGCTTCGGCTTCAAATACCTCGAACAATACTTCAACTCTCACGGCGTCGAGATTGAAGTAATCTTTGACGATGAAGAAAAAACACCAGAAAAAGAGCTCGTGGAGGACTTGTTGGCCATAGTAACCTCCTTCGCCGGAAAGCTCTATGGGGCTCGTTCTCACAAGAAAAAACATCTCATCGAGGCTGTGAAGAATGCCCTTCGAGACGATTAA
- a CDS encoding multiprotein bridging factor aMBF1 — protein MGKAKPKYCEICGAPIRGPGHRVRIEGAEVLVCDRCYSKYGGKKPGTFSIMPTGRQPVRRTYSRPTSRPRPSKPRTERPLYTEEIVEDYAERVYRAIQRSGKSYEELSHEIGLSMNDLRAIAHGYREPTIKEARKLEKYFKIELIETGGEELLEKKTIPRDYEPTLGDIANIRIRKRKKK, from the coding sequence ATGGGGAAGGCCAAGCCCAAGTACTGCGAGATATGTGGCGCTCCAATCAGGGGACCGGGACACAGGGTGAGGATTGAGGGTGCTGAGGTTCTCGTCTGCGACAGGTGTTACTCGAAATACGGCGGTAAAAAGCCCGGAACCTTCAGCATAATGCCCACCGGCAGACAGCCCGTCAGGAGAACCTATTCCAGGCCGACCTCAAGGCCGAGGCCGTCCAAACCAAGAACCGAGAGGCCGCTCTACACGGAGGAGATCGTGGAGGACTACGCAGAGAGGGTTTACCGGGCGATACAGCGCTCGGGGAAGAGTTACGAGGAGCTTTCCCACGAGATAGGCCTTTCGATGAACGATTTGAGAGCAATAGCCCACGGCTACCGCGAGCCGACGATAAAGGAGGCCAGGAAGCTGGAAAAGTACTTCAAGATAGAGCTCATTGAGACGGGTGGCGAGGAGCTCCTTGAGAAGAAGACCATCCCGAGGGACTACGAGCCGACGCTCGGGGACATAGCGAACATCAGGATACGGAAGCGGAAGAAGAAGTGA
- a CDS encoding ribonuclease J, which yields MRITVYDGAGSIGGNKIHILENDNGLFLDFGMNFARYSLYYQDFVGERPSRGIYDLWRLGLIPKLNIYRSDLLPNDLKAEISTYNRIPINAVLISHAHLDHVGNVAILHEGIPMVGSLVTMVILKALRDTGHGSHLGMGIPYYSPKQPKQGNPAVLESKKTKTYKWRPLFLTESPNHESIEFLQKRVEEDLGKRVKPIEKGKIDELSATEVGFEIEAYSVDHSILGATGYIVNGDTSVAYTGDFRFHGGNADATKEFIKAAKRASILITEGTRVGRDEEGNVSEREVYLNAKKITEEAKGLVIADFSARNFERLETFKRIAREVGRELVITSKDAYFLYALELATGKGYLDNVGIYENSRSSLRGWEQWIMERYEELKVPPEELQRNPDNYVLCFSFYDLPHLLDVNPKGGVYIYSSSEAFGEEQEFSFLRLWNWLQYFGFDVYGFRLNSNGKPVFEKGLHASGHVSREELMRVIDEIDPDYIIPVHTEQPGWFVEHWDEKVVVLQNGDSLEV from the coding sequence ATGAGGATAACAGTCTACGATGGCGCCGGCAGTATTGGTGGAAATAAAATTCACATATTGGAAAATGATAACGGTCTTTTCCTTGACTTTGGAATGAATTTCGCTAGATATTCTCTCTACTACCAAGACTTCGTAGGCGAAAGGCCATCAAGGGGAATCTATGACCTCTGGAGGCTCGGATTAATTCCGAAGCTCAACATATACAGAAGCGATCTGTTGCCCAATGACCTCAAAGCCGAAATCTCAACATACAACCGGATTCCTATAAATGCTGTTCTCATAAGCCATGCTCATCTCGATCACGTTGGCAACGTTGCCATTCTGCATGAGGGCATCCCAATGGTAGGTTCTTTGGTTACTATGGTGATCCTGAAAGCCCTTAGAGACACCGGTCATGGATCCCACCTCGGTATGGGAATACCTTATTACTCTCCAAAGCAGCCAAAACAGGGAAATCCCGCAGTTCTTGAATCTAAAAAGACGAAAACGTATAAATGGCGCCCCTTGTTCCTGACAGAAAGTCCAAACCATGAATCTATTGAGTTCCTTCAGAAGCGTGTTGAAGAGGATTTAGGTAAACGGGTGAAGCCCATAGAAAAGGGCAAGATAGATGAGCTTTCTGCTACGGAGGTTGGATTTGAAATTGAGGCTTATTCAGTTGATCACTCTATCCTGGGTGCGACAGGCTACATTGTGAATGGAGATACAAGCGTTGCATACACAGGAGATTTCAGATTCCACGGTGGTAACGCAGACGCTACGAAGGAATTCATTAAAGCTGCCAAAAGAGCCAGCATCTTGATTACTGAGGGCACTAGAGTTGGACGTGATGAGGAAGGAAACGTTTCCGAGAGGGAGGTTTATCTAAACGCCAAGAAGATTACCGAGGAGGCAAAAGGGCTTGTTATTGCAGACTTCTCCGCAAGAAATTTTGAAAGACTTGAGACCTTTAAAAGAATCGCCAGAGAAGTCGGCCGTGAGCTTGTCATAACTTCGAAGGATGCGTATTTTCTCTACGCCCTCGAACTTGCAACCGGTAAGGGGTATCTCGACAATGTGGGCATATATGAGAATTCAAGGTCATCCTTGCGTGGCTGGGAACAGTGGATCATGGAACGCTATGAGGAGCTAAAGGTTCCTCCTGAGGAATTGCAGCGTAATCCCGATAATTATGTCCTATGCTTCTCATTCTACGACCTCCCGCACCTGTTAGACGTAAATCCAAAGGGCGGGGTCTATATTTACTCCTCCAGCGAGGCTTTTGGCGAGGAGCAGGAGTTCAGTTTTCTGAGGCTTTGGAACTGGCTCCAGTATTTCGGTTTCGATGTTTACGGATTCCGACTGAACAGTAACGGGAAGCCTGTTTTTGAAAAAGGTCTTCACGCCTCAGGCCATGTATCAAGGGAAGAATTGATGAGAGTAATTGATGAGATAGACCCGGATTACATAATCCCAGTTCACACCGAACAGCCGGGATGGTTTGTTGAACATTGGGATGAAAAGGTCGTTGTTTTACAAAACGGGGACAGCTTGGAGGTCTGA
- a CDS encoding GNAT family N-acetyltransferase, whose amino-acid sequence MSAVRIERLKELDQETLERLIEIYMRGYEDMREYGGEGESYAKRYLRWCWDKAKDGFFIAKVGDEIAGFIVCDNDWYSKYEGRTVGAIHEFVVDKRFQGHGIGHRLMEKCLEYLGEHNDRIELWVGEKNEKAIRFYEDYGFKRVGQSGIWVRMVKDLRRDDIPREKGK is encoded by the coding sequence ATGAGCGCGGTGAGGATTGAGAGACTCAAGGAACTTGACCAGGAAACGCTGGAGAGGCTCATTGAAATCTACATGAGGGGATACGAGGACATGCGCGAGTACGGCGGTGAAGGGGAGAGCTACGCGAAGCGCTACCTCAGGTGGTGCTGGGACAAGGCAAAGGACGGCTTTTTCATCGCGAAGGTCGGTGATGAGATAGCGGGCTTTATAGTCTGCGACAACGACTGGTACAGCAAGTACGAAGGCAGAACCGTTGGGGCGATTCACGAGTTTGTGGTAGACAAGCGGTTCCAGGGGCATGGAATAGGCCACAGGCTCATGGAGAAATGCTTGGAGTACCTGGGGGAGCACAATGACAGAATAGAGCTGTGGGTCGGGGAGAAGAACGAAAAGGCCATCAGGTTCTACGAGGATTACGGGTTCAAACGCGTTGGTCAGAGCGGAATATGGGTGCGTATGGTTAAAGACCTGCGAAGGGATGACATACCCCGAGAAAAAGGGAAGTAG
- a CDS encoding AAA family ATPase: protein MGKKEACIKSKEILSKLETLLVGKEQIEGKGQVILYGPPGTGKTWLATNYVRNTTGEQTPGI from the coding sequence ATGGGTAAAAAGGAAGCTTGCATAAAAAGCAAAGAGATACTGTCTAAGCTTGAGACTCTTCTTGTCGGAAAAGAACAAATCGAAGGAAAAGGTCAGGTCATCCTCTATGGACCTCCTGGAACTGGAAAGACTTGGCTTGCAACAAACTATGTGAGGAATACGACAGGCGAACAAACGCCTGGAATTTGA
- a CDS encoding glycosyltransferase: protein MIFIVLPCYNEGSNLVKLIPKIGAALEDMEYIIIAVNDGSVDDTASVLSNMEASYPLRIVTHEKNRGLQAALRSGLLEAVRLGREGDVVVTMDADDTHDPRFIHQMLESIQSHDIVIASRYVPGGAQLNVPSHRVFLSRAVNILVRLLSGIPARDLTSGYRAYRWECIKGLFERYGEGAITSHGFEVSVELLVRTYILGCKRVAEVPLVLDYGLKEGESKMNLKKTIWRYIKIMPKIVLWRFSA, encoded by the coding sequence GTGATCTTCATAGTGCTCCCGTGCTACAACGAAGGCTCAAATCTGGTAAAGCTCATACCGAAGATAGGGGCCGCCCTTGAGGACATGGAGTACATTATAATAGCGGTTAACGACGGAAGCGTGGACGATACCGCCTCGGTTCTCTCAAACATGGAGGCCTCTTACCCCCTCAGGATAGTCACCCACGAAAAAAACCGGGGCCTTCAGGCCGCGCTCAGGAGCGGACTCCTTGAGGCAGTCCGGCTCGGGAGGGAGGGGGACGTTGTCGTGACCATGGACGCAGACGACACCCACGACCCGAGGTTCATACACCAGATGCTTGAGAGCATCCAAAGCCACGACATAGTAATAGCGTCAAGGTACGTTCCGGGGGGAGCCCAGCTTAACGTTCCCTCACATAGGGTTTTTCTCAGCCGCGCCGTGAACATTCTCGTCAGGCTCCTGTCAGGCATACCCGCGAGAGACCTGACTAGCGGCTACCGCGCGTACAGGTGGGAGTGCATTAAAGGCCTGTTCGAGAGGTACGGGGAGGGCGCCATAACGTCACACGGATTCGAGGTTTCCGTGGAGCTCCTTGTACGTACCTACATCCTGGGGTGTAAGAGGGTAGCGGAGGTACCGCTGGTTCTGGACTACGGGCTCAAAGAGGGAGAGAGCAAGATGAACCTCAAGAAGACAATATGGAGGTACATCAAAATCATGCCAAAAATAGTTCTTTGGAGGTTTTCCGCATGA